CCACCTCACCGAGTTCGGTCGAGGTCGTACCCGGCCTCTCCCGAAGCGCGTCGATGATGCCGAGCTCGAAGCAGGAGAGCAGGGTCATGAGCCGCGTGGGCCCCACCATGTACTCGCGCAACCGCGCGAGCGTGGCTTCCGGTGTCATTGGATCGCTCCGTTTCGCGTCGCTCGCCCCGGCTGGCTGGTTCGATCACACATCCGGCGCGCCTTGTGTTCGGTCCTGGAGTCGGCGGGACAGTTCGACACGTTGCACCTTCAACGTGGCGGTCCGGGGTAGCTCGGCTTCCGGAATCTGGACCGGTTCGGCCAATCGCGGCAGATCCGCGACGGCCGCGTACCAGCGGTCCCGGTCCAGCGGTTGGTCGTCGTTCGTGCAGAGGACGGGGATCGGCTCGGAACTCGGCCCCCGAACCACGACGAGTTCGCCCAGCTCGTCCATCCGGTTCAGCACGAGGTCCTCGACCTCCAGGGTGCTGCGCACACCGTGGATCATGTCGATCTCCCGGTCGAACATGTGCAGGCAGCCGAACTTGGTTCGGTAACCGATGTCGCCGGTACGCCACCAGTCCCCGTGTCGATTGGTGTCGTACCTCTCCCGTTCACCGAGGTACGTCTTCGCCAGTCCCTGCCAAGCGACCTCGATGTAGCCGGGGTTGTTCCGCGACGGCCGTTCGCCGTCCCTGCTCACCACGCGGACCCTCGCGCAGCCCGGCATCGTCCAGCCGACGCAGCGTCCGTTCGCTCGATGGGCGTGGCCGCGGAAGTACGGCCGACCGACGGCGGGACCCACCTCGCTCTGCCCGTAGATCTGGAAGAACAGCGGCGCGAACCGCTTGGACGACTTGAGTATGTGGCTGATCGTTCTGGGATGTATCGCGTCGAACGTGCTGCTGAAGTACCTTATCGACGCGAACGGCCCGCGCGGATCGTCGGTGAGTTTTTCCCACGCCATGAGGGTGTTGGGCAGAGCTTCGATCAGCCCCGGTCGGTGCTCGACGAACAGCTCGGCGGCGTCCTCGGGGTCGGGCTCGTTCATCAGCAGCGCCGGCATCGCCTTCAGCAGCACCAAGGACATGGCCGCGAACGTTCGGGAGTGCACGTAGGGAACGTTGATCGCGACCGTCTCCCGCTTCCGCAGCAACGAGAGCAGCCACCACTGTGGCCGAAGCCTGGTTCCCATGCTCCGGGGCGTGTGCACTATGAGTTTGGGAATCCCGGTGGTTCCGGAAGTGTGGGTGATCATCGCGGGCTCGTCCGGTTCCTTGAGTACCGGTCGGACTCGCGAGGATCCGGTGAGTTCGCCGAGCGACACCGCGCCCGCGGCGTGCCCGGCCACCGTGATCACCTGGTCGGCCAGCTCCCGCAGGGGGACTTCCGCCAGCGCGTCGAGCCTGGGCGCGTCGCTAAGCAGGTGTGGCCGGTCCAGCCGGGCGAGCAGGGCACCCACGGTCGCACCGTCCAGCGCCGGTGACAACAGCACGGGAACCGCTCCGATCCGGGAAGCCGCCGTGGCGAGCAGCCAGATGTCGAAGTTGGCGGTCTTGTGGATCGCCACGTACTCGTCGGGGCGCACCCCGGCGGTCCACAACCGCCCCGCGAGCTCGTCCACGTGCTCGGCGAGCTCGGAAACGGTCAGGCGCCGCCCCACTTCCGGCAGGGCGTCGAGATCGTGGTCGATGTCGAGTTTCGTCGAGCTGTTCCTGGCCACGGCCCACTGCGGCACCATGCCGAGATGAAGCCCGTGCTTGCGAATCGACTTGTGGATTACGGAGTCCTTCATCGCGACCGTCTCCTTTACGGTGCTCGGTAAACACGCGGATCGTCACCGACCGACGCCGGGAAGGAGCACGGCGACTCACGACAGGGGTTCGGAACCCTCGGTGGCCACCGTGAGCACACCATCCAGCCAGGGGGCGTAGTGGTCCGGATTGTCGGCCAGGTCCGCACGCAGCCGGTCCGGACGCACCCAGCGAACGTCGGCCACTTCGGTGGAATCCGGCCGCAGGTGCGGATCCACCGGTACCCGGCCGACCAGGACGTGGTCGTACTCGTGCTCGATCCGCTCGGTACGCGGATCCGCGGCGCGGTAGAGGTGCACACCGGCCTGGTACAGCGTCACCTCGCCTATCCCGATCTCCTCGCGCATCCGCTGGTCGGCGGCGTCGAACACGCTCTGCCCCGGGGCCGGATGACTGCAGCAGGCGTTCGCCCACCGCAGTGCGAATCGGCTCTTCACCGCGGCCCGTTGCTGGAGCATGATGCGGTCGAGGTCGTCCAGCAGCATCACCGAGAACGCCCGATGCAGCCGGCCGGGCGCGGTGTGCGCCTCGGCGACCGTGCAGGAACCGGTGGCGGTACCCTCCTCGTCCACGAGTTCCACCAGCTGTGATTCCCGAGTAACCACGGCGGATCACCTGCTTCCTTCAACGAATGACACCGGGCACCGCGGCATCGAACCCCGTGCCCGATACGAA
This portion of the Actinopolyspora lacussalsi genome encodes:
- a CDS encoding acyl-coenzyme A synthetase/AMP-(fatty) acid ligase (product_source=COG0365; cath_funfam=2.30.38.10,3.40.50.980; cog=COG0365; pfam=PF00501; superfamily=56801), which translates into the protein MKDSVIHKSIRKHGLHLGMVPQWAVARNSSTKLDIDHDLDALPEVGRRLTVSELAEHVDELAGRLWTAGVRPDEYVAIHKTANFDIWLLATAASRIGAVPVLLSPALDGATVGALLARLDRPHLLSDAPRLDALAEVPLRELADQVITVAGHAAGAVSLGELTGSSRVRPVLKEPDEPAMITHTSGTTGIPKLIVHTPRSMGTRLRPQWWLLSLLRKRETVAINVPYVHSRTFAAMSLVLLKAMPALLMNEPDPEDAAELFVEHRPGLIEALPNTLMAWEKLTDDPRGPFASIRYFSSTFDAIHPRTISHILKSSKRFAPLFFQIYGQSEVGPAVGRPYFRGHAHRANGRCVGWTMPGCARVRVVSRDGERPSRNNPGYIEVAWQGLAKTYLGERERYDTNRHGDWWRTGDIGYRTKFGCLHMFDREIDMIHGVRSTLEVEDLVLNRMDELGELVVVRGPSSEPIPVLCTNDDQPLDRDRWYAAVADLPRLAEPVQIPEAELPRTATLKVQRVELSRRLQDRTQGAPDV
- a CDS encoding isopentenyl-diphosphate delta-isomerase (product_source=KO:K01823; cath_funfam=3.90.79.10; cog=COG1443; ko=KO:K01823; pfam=PF00293; superfamily=55811; tigrfam=TIGR02150); protein product: MVTRESQLVELVDEEGTATGSCTVAEAHTAPGRLHRAFSVMLLDDLDRIMLQQRAAVKSRFALRWANACCSHPAPGQSVFDAADQRMREEIGIGEVTLYQAGVHLYRAADPRTERIEHEYDHVLVGRVPVDPHLRPDSTEVADVRWVRPDRLRADLADNPDHYAPWLDGVLTVATEGSEPLS